The proteins below come from a single Lineus longissimus chromosome 5, tnLinLong1.2, whole genome shotgun sequence genomic window:
- the LOC135488232 gene encoding uncharacterized protein LOC135488232, whose product MQCKECGEEKLLNEYPREKLTKNCKHPYHHCFECVIKELKRTQKCPKCCAVVHDSEEKIKLYEAHLKRLFKPYERARPVATGEHFIHVRRLDGEEKTFSFKPEMTIKELKEKIKAYWKYSTGKQCLKYNKRELEAYDHGRYRTFEDFSVPGGSTIHLIIRLLSVPDNIDHAVFELHWHYPKTSKNLFIDASCFVYKGSELFEVVDFENEEGKICGGSVKHSGDDMDRINHIGRHCIEVKLKQLPKDVTHLYFLLSTWNASNMKDNFDALSLNFFEISDIFTPLCNTVLQQEKLHMKAVIVCYANRGENCWFIDEVKIPCDGNVDAYEPMKKAVEDMIAKL is encoded by the exons ATGCAGTGCAAAGAGTGTGGCGAAGAAAAGCTCCTGAATGAATATCCAAGGGAAAAACTTACAAAAAACTGCAAGCACCCTTACCATCATTGCTTTGAG TGTGTCATTAAAGAGTTGAAGAGGACACAAAAGTGCCCAAAATGCTGTGCAGTTGTCCACGATTCTGAGGAGAAGATAAAGCTTTATGAAGCCCACCTAAAGCGTTTGTTCAAGCCCTATGAGAGAGCCAGACCTGTTGCTACTGGCGAGCATTTCATTCATGTTAGACGCCTGGACGGTGAAGAGAAGACATTCTCATTCAAACCTGAGATGACCATcaaagaactgaaagaaaaaatcaaaGCCTACTGGAAATATTCAACAGGGAAGCAGTGCCTCAAGTACAACAAGAGGGAATTAGAG GCGTATGATCATGGACGATACAGAACATTTGAAGATTTTAGTGTACCAGGAGGCAGCACAATACATCTGATCATCAGACTTCTCAGTGTCCCAGACAACATTGACCATGCTGTCTTTGAGCTCCACTGGCATTATCCCAAAACATCGAAGAACTTATTCATTGATGCCTCTTGCTTTGTGTACAAAGGCTCCGAGTTGTTCGAAGTTGTTGATTTTGAGAATGAAGAAGGTAAAATTTGTGGTGGAAGTGTTAAGCATTCTGGTGATGACATGGATCGTATAAATCATATTGGTCGCCACTGTATTGAAGTGAAACTGAAACAGCTCCCAAAAGATGTAACTCACTTATATTTCTTGCTAAGCACATGGAATGCCTCCAACATGAAAGATAATTTCGATGCTCTGTCACtgaatttctttgaaataaGTGACATATTCACCCCCCTCTGCAACACAGTTTTACAACAAGAAAAACTGCACATGAAAGCAGTGATCGTCTGCTATGCCAATCGTGGTGAGAACTGCTGGTTCATTGACGAGGTCAAGATACCATGTGACGGTAATGTTGATGCCTATGAACCTATGAAAAAAGCAGTCGAAGATATGATTGCAAAGCTTTGA